In Amycolatopsis jiangsuensis, the following proteins share a genomic window:
- the pdxR gene encoding MocR-like pyridoxine biosynthesis transcription factor PdxR has translation MHDQWATSSGDDLHLDLRGSRLREGLMEALRDAIRTGRLAPGAKLPSSRTLGADLGIARNTVAHAYAELVAEGWLTARQGAATRVAARASAVSAKAAPAPARSRRRVHDLRTGLPDTSTFPRVEWAKATRRALTSASDDAFGFPSALGRVELRTELAAHLARTRGVRTHPDHLVICSGVTHGLLLLAEVLKRRGTPEIALESYGLYTHRRQLADAGMSTPPIPVDADGAVVDRLGELPRAGAVLLTPSHQFPTGVALHPDRRVAAIDWARRTGGLVLEDDYDGEFRYDRSPVGALQGLDPEHVVYLGTSSKALSPGLRLGWLALPPRLAHAVAEVKGEPDLHTSTVDQLTMAEFLSSGGYGRHVRAMRLRYRRRRDQLVAALAEQAPDARVTGLSAGLHVLVELPSGNESAVVQGSAWQDLAVQGLAQFRHPEAEADRDALVIGYGTPSASAWSGALAALCRAIP, from the coding sequence GTGCACGATCAGTGGGCCACTTCGTCAGGTGACGACCTGCACCTTGACCTCCGCGGCTCCCGGTTGCGCGAAGGCCTGATGGAGGCGCTGCGTGACGCCATCCGCACCGGCCGGCTCGCTCCGGGCGCGAAGCTGCCGTCCAGCCGCACACTCGGCGCGGACCTCGGCATCGCTCGAAACACCGTCGCGCACGCGTACGCGGAACTGGTGGCCGAAGGCTGGCTGACTGCCCGGCAGGGCGCGGCAACCCGGGTTGCCGCCAGGGCGTCGGCCGTCTCGGCCAAGGCAGCTCCGGCGCCCGCCCGATCGCGGCGCCGGGTCCACGACCTCCGCACCGGACTGCCGGACACTTCCACGTTTCCCCGCGTGGAGTGGGCGAAAGCGACCCGCCGGGCGCTGACCTCGGCATCCGACGACGCGTTCGGCTTTCCCAGCGCGCTCGGCCGGGTGGAGCTGCGGACCGAACTGGCGGCCCATCTCGCGCGGACCCGCGGCGTCCGCACGCATCCGGACCACCTCGTCATCTGCTCCGGCGTGACGCACGGCCTCCTGCTGCTGGCCGAGGTGCTGAAACGCCGTGGTACGCCGGAAATCGCGCTCGAGTCGTACGGCCTGTACACGCATCGGCGCCAGCTCGCCGACGCCGGGATGAGCACGCCACCGATCCCGGTCGACGCCGACGGCGCCGTGGTCGACCGGCTCGGCGAACTGCCCCGGGCGGGTGCGGTGCTGCTCACCCCTTCGCACCAGTTCCCCACCGGCGTCGCCCTGCACCCGGATCGCCGGGTGGCCGCGATCGACTGGGCCCGCCGCACCGGCGGCCTGGTGCTGGAGGACGACTACGACGGCGAGTTCCGGTACGACCGCAGCCCGGTCGGGGCCCTGCAGGGGCTGGATCCGGAACACGTGGTGTACCTCGGCACGTCCAGCAAGGCGTTGAGCCCGGGGCTGCGGCTCGGCTGGCTCGCGCTGCCGCCGCGGCTCGCGCACGCGGTCGCCGAGGTGAAGGGCGAGCCCGACCTGCATACCAGCACCGTCGACCAGCTCACCATGGCCGAGTTCCTGTCCTCGGGTGGCTATGGCCGGCACGTCCGCGCGATGCGGCTGCGCTACCGGCGCCGCCGCGACCAGCTCGTGGCCGCGCTCGCCGAACAAGCCCCGGACGCCCGGGTGACCGGCCTGTCCGCGGGCCTGCACGTGCTGGTGGAACTGCCTTCCGGCAACGAAAGCGCGGTGGTGCAGGGTTCGGCGTGGCAGGACCTCGCAGTGCAGGGCCTCGCCCAGTTCCGGCATCCGGAAGCCGAAGCGGACCGCGATGCCCTGGTCATCGGTTACGGCACGCCCTCGGCGAGTGCGTGGTCCGGAGCACTCGCCGCCCTGTGCCGAGCCATTCCCTGA
- a CDS encoding carboxymuconolactone decarboxylase family protein codes for MTTTEDRVAPHVPRLNLAELAPDAYKAMIRLDASVRRGIDPVLHELIKIRASQLNHCAFCLDMHTKDALAAGESVERIVQLSAWEESKHFYTAKEVAALELTEAVTVLTDGFVPDEVYARAAAVFDEAELAQVIAAITVINAWNRFGVTTRMLPGEYEPAAH; via the coding sequence ATGACCACTACCGAAGATCGCGTTGCCCCGCACGTTCCCCGGCTGAACCTGGCGGAACTCGCGCCGGACGCCTACAAGGCGATGATCCGCCTCGACGCGTCGGTCCGGCGCGGGATCGACCCGGTCCTGCACGAGCTGATCAAGATCCGTGCGTCGCAGCTCAACCACTGCGCCTTCTGCCTCGACATGCACACCAAGGACGCGCTGGCCGCCGGCGAGTCGGTGGAGCGGATCGTGCAGCTCTCGGCGTGGGAGGAGTCGAAGCACTTCTACACCGCGAAGGAGGTCGCCGCACTCGAGCTGACCGAGGCCGTCACGGTCCTCACCGACGGATTCGTCCCGGACGAGGTGTACGCACGGGCCGCGGCGGTGTTCGACGAGGCCGAACTGGCCCAGGTGATCGCCGCGATCACGGTGATCAACGCGTGGAACCGGTTCGGCGTCACCACCCGCATGCTCCCCGGTGAGTACGAGCCCGCGGCACACTGA
- a CDS encoding dihydrolipoamide acetyltransferase family protein: MAVFKLPDLGEGLTEAEIVSWHVAVGDTVKVDQTVVEVETAKASVEVPVPFAGRVATLHGAAGEVLTVGSPLITVAEAADFTEPGVVTPEGSGNVLIGYGTPAAQGRRTRRARGARPAAAPTPSTSDRKRVVSPLVRQLARKSGVDLQALAGTGTDGIVSRADVERAIAALTESTAVTESTTQPAAAQFEGDQRIPLRGLRKTVADKLTRSRREIPEATVWVDVDATELLRLRAALNADPDVPKISLLALFARFTVAGLQRFPELNSRVEGDEIVLSKAIHLGFAAQTDRGLVVPVLRDAHTRSVEDLSAALAERTGAARGGALAPADLTGGTFTVNNYGVFGVDGSAAIINHPEVAILGIGRIIDRPWIVGGEVRARSITELTLAFDHRVCDGAVAGGFLRFVADCVENPLRLLRSL, translated from the coding sequence ATGGCCGTCTTCAAGCTGCCCGACCTGGGCGAAGGGCTCACCGAAGCCGAGATCGTCAGCTGGCACGTCGCGGTCGGCGACACCGTGAAGGTGGACCAGACCGTAGTGGAGGTCGAAACGGCCAAGGCCAGCGTCGAGGTGCCCGTGCCGTTCGCCGGCCGGGTCGCGACGTTGCACGGCGCGGCCGGGGAAGTGCTCACCGTCGGCAGCCCGCTGATCACCGTGGCGGAGGCGGCGGACTTCACCGAGCCCGGCGTCGTCACCCCGGAGGGCAGCGGCAACGTACTGATCGGCTACGGCACTCCGGCCGCGCAGGGCCGCCGCACCCGCCGGGCCCGCGGTGCACGCCCGGCAGCCGCGCCCACACCGTCCACATCGGACCGTAAGCGAGTGGTTTCCCCACTGGTGCGTCAGCTCGCCCGCAAGTCCGGAGTGGACTTGCAGGCGCTGGCCGGCACCGGGACCGATGGCATCGTGAGCCGCGCCGACGTGGAACGTGCCATCGCCGCACTCACCGAAAGCACCGCAGTCACCGAAAGCACCACACAGCCTGCCGCCGCTCAATTCGAAGGCGACCAGCGGATCCCGTTGCGGGGCCTGCGCAAAACCGTCGCGGACAAGCTCACCCGCTCGCGGCGGGAGATCCCCGAGGCGACCGTGTGGGTGGACGTCGACGCCACCGAACTGCTTCGGCTGCGGGCCGCGCTCAACGCCGATCCGGACGTGCCGAAGATCAGCCTGCTCGCCCTGTTCGCCCGGTTCACCGTGGCCGGCCTGCAGCGATTCCCGGAGCTCAACTCACGGGTCGAGGGCGACGAAATCGTGCTCTCGAAGGCGATCCACCTCGGTTTCGCCGCGCAGACCGACCGAGGCCTGGTCGTCCCCGTGCTGCGGGACGCCCACACCCGGTCCGTCGAGGACCTGTCCGCGGCGCTGGCCGAGCGCACCGGAGCGGCCCGCGGCGGCGCGCTGGCCCCGGCGGACCTGACCGGCGGCACCTTCACCGTGAACAACTACGGAGTGTTCGGAGTGGACGGTTCGGCCGCCATCATCAACCACCCGGAGGTCGCGATCCTCGGCATCGGGCGGATCATCGACCGGCCGTGGATCGTCGGCGGCGAGGTGCGCGCACGCAGCATCACCGAGCTGACCCTGGCCTTCGACCACCGGGTGTGCGACGGGGCAGTGGCGGGCGGGTTCCTGCGGTTCGTCGCCGACTGCGTGGAGAACCCGCTGCGCCTGCTCCGCAGCCTGTGA
- a CDS encoding alpha-ketoacid dehydrogenase subunit beta: MTATLDTTVSLAGALNRALGDALAEDERVLVFGEDVGTLGGVFRVTDGLASRFGDSRVFDSPLAESGIVGTAIGMAMNGLRPVVEMQFDAFAYPAFEQITSHLAKLRNRTKGRVELPVVIRVPYGGGIGGVEHHCDSSEVYYTHTAGLRVVTPATPGDAYSLLREAIDCPDPVIFLEPKRRYWEKGSIDPALSSPGLDRAVVRREGSDVTLISYGGALDTTLEAAEAAEEEGYHAEVIDLRSLAPFDLATVAASVQRTGRAVVVHEASRFCGYGAEVAAQLSETCFHYLEAPVLRVGGFDIPYPAPNLERHHLPDVDRILDAIDRLQWDDSAPLRDGEA; the protein is encoded by the coding sequence ATGACCGCGACGCTGGACACCACGGTCTCTCTCGCCGGTGCGCTCAACCGCGCGCTGGGCGACGCACTCGCCGAGGACGAGCGCGTGCTGGTCTTCGGCGAGGACGTCGGCACGCTCGGCGGGGTCTTCCGGGTCACCGACGGACTGGCGAGCCGGTTCGGGGACAGCCGGGTGTTCGACTCGCCGCTGGCCGAATCGGGCATCGTCGGCACCGCGATCGGGATGGCGATGAACGGCCTGCGTCCCGTGGTGGAGATGCAGTTCGACGCGTTCGCCTACCCGGCCTTCGAGCAGATCACCAGTCACCTCGCCAAGCTGCGCAACCGTACGAAGGGCCGCGTCGAACTGCCTGTGGTCATCCGGGTGCCCTACGGCGGCGGCATCGGCGGCGTCGAGCACCACTGTGACTCGTCCGAGGTCTATTACACGCACACGGCGGGCCTTCGCGTCGTCACGCCGGCGACGCCGGGCGACGCGTACAGCTTGCTGCGCGAAGCAATCGACTGTCCGGATCCGGTGATCTTCCTGGAGCCGAAGCGACGTTACTGGGAGAAGGGGTCCATCGACCCGGCGCTCAGCTCGCCAGGGCTGGACCGCGCCGTCGTACGCCGCGAAGGCAGCGACGTCACGCTCATCTCGTACGGCGGAGCGCTGGACACCACGCTCGAAGCCGCCGAAGCCGCGGAAGAAGAGGGTTACCACGCCGAGGTGATCGATCTGCGCAGCCTCGCGCCGTTCGACCTGGCCACCGTCGCCGCTTCGGTGCAGCGGACCGGTCGGGCGGTCGTGGTGCACGAGGCGAGCCGCTTCTGCGGCTACGGCGCGGAGGTAGCGGCCCAGCTGTCGGAGACCTGTTTTCACTACCTGGAGGCCCCGGTGCTGCGCGTCGGCGGCTTCGACATCCCTTACCCGGCACCGAATCTGGAGCGGCACCACCTGCCGGACGTGGACCGGATCCTCGACGCGATCGACCGGCTGCAGTGGGACGACAGCGCGCCGCTGCGCGACGGGGAGGCGTGA